One Candidatus Paceibacterota bacterium genomic window carries:
- a CDS encoding DNRLRE domain-containing protein, whose product MKHLAPLKLALLIGTMAGVSAPAAPTLIFPASNTANVGHAPPLKVRVSEPGSTNLTVRYYGRLAKSPAPDFTMVVMPDTQNYAAENNGGTKEMMIAQTEWAISNRVSRNITYVTQLGDLVNNGDTPSYISQWYNATNAMYRLENSVRTELPDGMAYGVAVGNHEQSPISTVTGTTTNYNKYFGVPHFTGREYYAGHYGTNNNNHFDFFSSGGLDFVVLYFEYDPSPPAALLAWANQVLATNAHRRVIAVTHYMGTAATPSSFSAQGTAIYNALKANTNLFLLLGGHVCGTTGEGEGSRTDTYNGNTTYTLISDYQCRSKGGHGLMRLMEFSPSNSVVVVQTYSPWTGEYETDEDSEFFFPYTMPPSAPSGESFVELHTESGVASDALASFVWSELLPYHTYEWYVTVTDESNTTVTSPTWAFTTATEVDVRHDVAAGLLEVSQIPDFSGEDENTNCLVTRSFSVNDFRTGSFDRGDYCVQAGPDGTQNPGHGVLLSCVTENGRNNYGTNLFCTSAIEINTDGSYRICTFASPNTNGATGSAFGYEYNVNAAGAWFPYSKWLGGVVRNDGGTNGGVWNLFTGSPGLALGTHVTSEASGRAVVDLTSLGIDSRTDGVLLVNHARNEANFALSQVNSNNGTWNVFVKDNSAYTAGDYEQDPFAFVYVPRTETAVVSGRFLADGTIDMYSGAAPLFTVTPLDTGRWELKITGRTPEEGVLLISAEGGLTYNLDNIVSCQVNANGDGWEIQSRDTPKNGLQTPNAWEPIVSFVYVPALRPGVAISPSQNLVTVEDGAGVTCSLMLDTAPTADVSIALVSSDLAEGAVSPASLTFTTNDWHVPHTVAITGVDDAVLDGDIRYSVSLTVSSTDSNYHARALPPLSVVNLDNEPRLTWTSNQVAYGIGMPGIGLDGQATLVDPATPSYGGASLTVMLAANATADDRLAIRNVGTGAGQIGVSGDTVTYEGTVIGAFAGGAGATPLVVTFNGDATPAAVQALLRAVTFSNISGNPSLAQRSISLVLRKPDGITAAGSTSVSLGLLRVSRFQQGWDHGYGLYTSAADTELSAAESNASLTIGHGDNYAIWMDAPAPDATQEGTQALLRFSNLAGDALGRIPTNAVIVSAELHLNISPDIGNSPGDGSPLYRMLVSWNPNSVTWNNAGDGSGGFQPNDVHARSSYDSFLGLTGGEGGTGTGTISMGVTADVEAWVNGGEPNYGWLMPGWLPPAAAQPRTDGTAFAACEWPHDLAQRPLLEVLWLPAGAAVAGFRQGVDGYSGAQDTRIRQGNPNTTYATATGIYNDWAESDASEMLIWFADAVGTGPGQVPPGARIDAARLEVSSSVADAHGDGGQFFRLLQPWQDSTSTWNWWGNGIQTDGIEAAGIPSAAAGSPDLAPNVQAAYHSFDLTADVQSWVHGSTTNFGWAILPWPNGSDAWGFASAEADSQRDRPRLRVFYTVPAPGDIVLFPPVRTPTQVHVHFTSIVGTRCTVQRASVLGGNWTTLGSAIVGQDGTAAFTDSSPLPQAAFYRVRFP is encoded by the coding sequence ATGAAGCACCTTGCTCCTCTGAAGCTGGCTCTCCTCATCGGAACAATGGCCGGTGTGTCCGCCCCCGCAGCTCCGACGCTAATCTTCCCCGCGAGCAACACCGCCAACGTCGGTCACGCCCCGCCGCTTAAGGTCCGCGTCTCCGAGCCCGGCAGCACCAATCTCACCGTCCGGTATTACGGCCGGCTGGCGAAGAGCCCTGCGCCCGATTTCACCATGGTAGTGATGCCGGACACCCAGAATTACGCGGCGGAAAACAACGGCGGGACCAAGGAGATGATGATCGCGCAGACCGAATGGGCGATCTCGAACCGGGTGTCGCGCAACATCACTTATGTGACCCAGCTCGGGGACCTCGTGAACAACGGGGACACTCCCTCCTATATCTCGCAATGGTATAACGCCACCAACGCGATGTACCGCCTGGAGAACTCCGTGCGCACCGAGCTTCCCGACGGCATGGCCTACGGCGTGGCGGTGGGCAACCACGAGCAGTCACCGATCAGCACGGTCACCGGGACGACCACCAACTACAACAAATACTTCGGCGTGCCGCATTTCACCGGGCGCGAGTATTACGCCGGCCATTACGGCACCAACAACAACAACCACTTCGACTTCTTCAGCTCGGGGGGGCTGGACTTCGTGGTGCTCTACTTCGAGTACGACCCCTCGCCGCCGGCGGCACTGCTGGCGTGGGCCAACCAGGTGCTGGCTACCAACGCCCACCGCCGCGTCATCGCCGTCACCCACTACATGGGCACCGCCGCCACGCCCAGCAGCTTCAGCGCCCAGGGCACGGCCATCTACAATGCCCTCAAGGCCAACACCAACCTGTTTCTGCTGCTCGGTGGCCACGTCTGCGGCACCACCGGTGAGGGCGAAGGCTCGCGCACGGACACCTACAACGGCAACACCACCTATACGCTCATCTCGGATTACCAGTGCCGGAGCAAAGGCGGCCACGGGCTGATGCGTCTCATGGAGTTCTCCCCCAGCAACAGCGTTGTCGTGGTCCAGACCTACTCGCCCTGGACCGGCGAATACGAGACCGACGAAGACAGCGAGTTCTTCTTCCCCTACACGATGCCGCCTTCCGCCCCCTCCGGCGAGAGCTTTGTCGAGCTGCACACCGAATCCGGCGTGGCGTCGGACGCGTTGGCGAGTTTCGTCTGGTCCGAGTTGCTGCCGTATCACACCTACGAGTGGTATGTGACGGTCACGGACGAGTCGAACACCACCGTGACCAGCCCGACCTGGGCGTTCACCACCGCCACGGAGGTTGACGTGCGGCACGACGTCGCCGCCGGCCTGCTCGAAGTGTCGCAGATACCAGATTTCAGCGGCGAGGACGAGAACACCAATTGCCTCGTAACCCGGAGCTTCTCGGTCAACGACTTCCGGACCGGTTCTTTCGACCGCGGGGACTATTGCGTGCAGGCCGGTCCCGATGGCACCCAAAATCCCGGCCACGGCGTGCTGCTGAGCTGCGTGACGGAGAACGGGCGCAACAACTACGGCACCAATCTGTTTTGCACCAGCGCCATCGAGATTAACACCGATGGCAGCTACCGCATTTGCACCTTCGCCTCGCCAAACACGAATGGGGCCACTGGCAGCGCGTTCGGCTACGAATATAACGTAAACGCGGCGGGGGCGTGGTTCCCCTATTCGAAGTGGCTCGGCGGCGTTGTCCGCAATGACGGTGGCACCAATGGCGGTGTATGGAACCTCTTCACCGGCTCTCCGGGCCTGGCCCTCGGCACCCACGTCACCAGCGAGGCGAGCGGCCGGGCGGTTGTGGATCTGACCAGCCTGGGCATTGACTCGCGCACCGACGGCGTCCTGCTTGTCAACCACGCCAGAAACGAAGCCAACTTCGCCCTGTCGCAGGTCAACAGCAACAACGGCACCTGGAATGTCTTCGTCAAAGACAACTCCGCCTACACCGCCGGCGACTACGAGCAGGACCCCTTTGCCTTCGTCTACGTTCCCCGAACGGAAACCGCCGTAGTCTCCGGGCGCTTCCTGGCTGATGGCACCATAGACATGTACAGCGGCGCCGCGCCCCTCTTTACCGTCACACCGCTCGACACGGGCCGCTGGGAGCTCAAGATCACCGGGCGCACACCCGAGGAAGGGGTGCTGCTCATCTCCGCCGAAGGCGGCCTCACCTATAACCTCGACAATATCGTTAGTTGCCAGGTCAACGCCAACGGCGACGGCTGGGAGATCCAGTCGCGGGACACCCCCAAGAACGGCCTGCAAACGCCCAACGCCTGGGAGCCGATTGTTTCCTTCGTCTACGTGCCCGCGCTGCGGCCGGGCGTGGCGATCTCGCCCTCCCAGAACCTGGTCACCGTGGAAGACGGCGCCGGGGTGACCTGCAGCCTCATGCTGGACACCGCGCCCACCGCGGACGTTTCCATTGCGCTGGTTTCGAGCGACCTGGCCGAAGGCGCCGTCTCCCCGGCCAGCCTCACCTTTACCACCAATGATTGGCATGTGCCCCACACCGTCGCCATCACGGGTGTGGACGACGCAGTACTGGACGGGGACATTCGGTACTCCGTTTCCCTTACGGTCAGCTCCACCGACTCGAACTACCATGCCCGAGCGCTTCCTCCGCTCTCCGTGGTCAATCTCGACAATGAACCCCGGTTGACCTGGACGTCCAATCAGGTCGCCTACGGCATTGGCATGCCCGGCATCGGGCTCGACGGCCAGGCCACCCTGGTTGACCCGGCCACGCCCAGCTACGGTGGCGCGTCTCTCACTGTCATGCTTGCTGCCAACGCCACCGCGGATGATCGCCTGGCCATCCGCAACGTAGGCACCGGCGCCGGCCAGATCGGCGTATCCGGCGACACGGTTACCTACGAGGGTACGGTCATCGGCGCTTTCGCCGGCGGAGCCGGCGCTACGCCGCTGGTTGTCACCTTCAACGGCGACGCCACCCCGGCAGCCGTGCAGGCCCTCCTGCGTGCTGTCACCTTCAGCAATATCAGCGGCAATCCCTCCCTGGCCCAGCGCTCCATCAGCCTGGTGCTCCGCAAGCCCGATGGCATCACCGCCGCCGGCAGCACCAGCGTCAGCCTCGGCTTGCTCCGTGTCAGCCGCTTCCAGCAGGGGTGGGATCATGGTTACGGCCTTTACACCAGCGCCGCCGACACCGAGCTCAGTGCCGCCGAGTCCAATGCATCTCTCACAATCGGCCACGGTGACAACTACGCTATCTGGATGGACGCGCCCGCCCCTGACGCGACGCAGGAAGGCACCCAGGCCCTGCTTCGCTTCAGCAACCTCGCGGGCGATGCGCTCGGGCGGATCCCCACCAACGCGGTCATTGTCAGCGCCGAACTGCACCTCAACATTTCCCCGGACATCGGCAACTCGCCTGGCGATGGCAGCCCCCTTTATCGCATGCTCGTGTCCTGGAATCCGAACTCCGTCACTTGGAACAACGCCGGCGACGGCAGCGGCGGGTTCCAGCCCAATGACGTTCACGCCCGCAGCAGCTACGACTCGTTCCTCGGGCTGACGGGCGGTGAGGGAGGCACGGGCACCGGCACCATCAGCATGGGCGTCACCGCCGATGTCGAAGCCTGGGTCAACGGCGGGGAGCCGAACTACGGCTGGCTCATGCCCGGCTGGCTGCCCCCGGCGGCCGCCCAACCCCGCACCGATGGCACCGCGTTCGCCGCCTGCGAGTGGCCTCACGACCTGGCGCAGCGGCCGCTCCTGGAAGTGCTCTGGCTCCCGGCCGGCGCGGCTGTTGCCGGCTTCCGCCAGGGGGTGGACGGCTACAGCGGCGCCCAGGACACCCGCATCCGCCAGGGTAATCCCAATACCACCTACGCCACCGCCACCGGCATCTACAATGATTGGGCGGAGTCCGATGCCTCCGAGATGCTGATTTGGTTTGCCGATGCGGTCGGCACCGGCCCCGGCCAGGTTCCGCCCGGCGCCCGCATTGATGCCGCCCGGCTCGAAGTCTCCAGTTCAGTCGCTGATGCGCACGGTGACGGCGGCCAGTTCTTCCGGCTCCTGCAACCCTGGCAGGATTCCACTTCCACCTGGAATTGGTGGGGGAACGGCATCCAGACCGATGGCATCGAAGCTGCCGGCATTCCCTCTGCCGCCGCCGGCAGCCCGGACCTCGCCCCCAATGTTCAGGCCGCTTATCATTCTTTCGACCTGACCGCCGACGTTCAATCCTGGGTCCATGGTTCCACCACCAACTTTGGCTGGGCCATCCTTCCCTGGCCCAACGGCTCCGATGCCTGGGGCTTTGCCAGCGCCGAAGCCGACTCCCAGCGCGACCGCCCGCGCTTGCGGGTCTTCTACACTGTGCCCGCCCCCGGCGACATCGTCCTGTTCCCGCCCGTCCGGACCCCGACCCAGGTTCACGTCCACTTCACCAGCATCGTCGGCACCCGCTGCACGGTCCAGCGCGCGAGCGTTTTGGGCGGCAACTGGACCACTTTGGGCTCAGCCATCGTCGGCCAGGACGGGACGGCTGCCTTCACCGACTCCTCCCCGCTGCCGCAAGCCGCCTTTTATCGTGTCCGGTTCCCTTAA
- a CDS encoding porin, translating to MLLPFAVSPCPELLGQEAAKAEAELSVYDRIWSYADWYHNQENPVIQRFQFTGRFQLDYSLINSDQGDEDEVNIRRFRAGARARLFENFTLHGEADLNPQEPEPAFRRLTHMYLAWSRTDELIVTLGKHSAPFTLSGSTSSRELITIDRGNLAHNIWFRNEYFPGMSVSGKPGDWRYFAGTYSAGAQDRLFGEFNGGVFFLGTVGYDFATQLNSEQALLAVNYVYQEPDSDSDWTPALQHVSSLNFRYDTGKWGFRADVSGGIGCFDQSNLWGAELLPFYNITDQLQVVVRCSYVRSDGDNGVRLALYENTIVEDPGDDYNEIYLGLNYFLYGHKLKVQTGVQYSHMRDRANDGGEYSGWAWTTGLRIFW from the coding sequence GTGCTACTGCCGTTTGCGGTGAGCCCCTGCCCGGAACTCCTTGGCCAGGAAGCTGCCAAAGCGGAGGCGGAGTTATCGGTCTATGACCGGATTTGGAGTTACGCGGATTGGTACCACAACCAAGAGAATCCGGTTATCCAAAGGTTTCAGTTCACCGGGCGCTTCCAGCTGGATTACTCGTTGATCAATTCCGATCAAGGGGACGAGGATGAGGTGAACATCCGCCGGTTTCGCGCAGGAGCTAGGGCGCGGCTCTTCGAGAATTTCACGCTGCACGGCGAGGCCGATCTCAATCCGCAGGAGCCAGAGCCGGCGTTTCGAAGACTGACGCACATGTACCTGGCCTGGAGCCGAACAGACGAGCTGATCGTAACCCTCGGGAAGCACAGCGCGCCGTTCACCCTGTCGGGTTCCACCTCTTCAAGGGAGCTGATCACAATCGATCGCGGCAATCTCGCCCATAATATCTGGTTCCGAAACGAGTACTTTCCCGGGATGAGCGTCTCGGGCAAACCCGGCGACTGGCGCTACTTTGCCGGCACCTACTCAGCCGGGGCTCAAGACCGGTTGTTCGGCGAGTTTAATGGCGGGGTCTTCTTCCTCGGCACCGTGGGCTACGACTTCGCGACGCAGCTCAATTCAGAACAGGCATTGCTTGCGGTCAATTACGTTTATCAGGAGCCGGACAGTGACAGCGATTGGACCCCTGCTCTGCAGCACGTCAGCTCTTTGAATTTCAGATATGACACGGGCAAATGGGGATTTCGTGCGGACGTCTCCGGCGGGATTGGCTGCTTCGATCAAAGTAACCTCTGGGGCGCTGAACTGCTGCCGTTTTACAACATCACAGACCAACTGCAGGTAGTTGTGCGCTGCTCTTACGTCAGGAGCGACGGCGATAACGGTGTGCGCCTGGCCCTGTATGAAAACACCATTGTTGAAGACCCCGGGGACGATTACAACGAGATTTACCTCGGCCTGAACTACTTCTTATACGGGCACAAGCTCAAGGTGCAAACCGGCGTGCAATATTCTCACATGCGCGACAGAGCCAATGACGGAGGGGAATACTCCGGCTGGGCGTGGACCACCGGCTTGCGCATCTTCTGGTGA